DNA from Gramella sp. MAR_2010_147:
TCTTCTTCCAGACGAAGTAATTTTTCACGATCGCTTTGCAGCATTTTAGTGACCGGGATTCCGGTCCATTTCGCCACTACTTCAGCAATATCTTCATTAGTGACTTCTTCCTGGATCAAAGATTTTTCACTCTGATTTTCGGCTACCTGTTTTTGAAACTTTTCAAGTTTTTCCTGAGCTTCCTTGATCTTTCCGTATCTAATTTCAGCTACCTTGCCGTAGTCACCTTCACGTTCAGCTCTTTCTGCTTCCAGTTTATATTCTTCAATTTCAGACTTTGCATTCTGGATATTATCTACAATATCTTTTTCACTCATCCATCTTGCATGCAGATCATTACGCTCTTCTTTCAGGTTTGCTAGATCAGATCGAAGCGATTTTAGCTTTGCTTCATCTTTTTCACGCTTAATTGCTTCAATCTCGATCTCTAATTGCATGATCTTCCGATCAAGTACGTCTAATTCTTCTGGTTTAGAATTGATCTCCATTCTTAGTTTTGAAGCCGCTTCATCCATCAAGTCAATCGCCTTGTCCGGAAGGAATCTATTGGTTATATATCGCTGAGAAAGTTCTACCGCAGCAATAATAGCCTCATCTTTGATTCTAACCTTGTGGTGTGTCTCGTATTTCTCCTTGATTCCGCGAAGAATTGAAATGGCACTTTCAGTATCCGGTTCCTCCACGATTACCTTCTGGAATCGACGTTCTAGTGCTTTATCTTTTTCAAAGTATTTCTGGTATTCATCCAGAGTTGTGGCACCAATCGCTCTTAATTCACCGCGGGCAAGTGCTGGTTTAAGAATGTTTGCAGCATCCATAGCTCCCTGGCCGCCACCGGCGCCAACAAGCGTATGAATTTCATCTATGAACAATACAATACTTCCATCACTGGAAGTAACTTCTTTTATAACGGCTTTTAAGCGTTCTTCAAATTCACCTTTGTATTTGGCCCCTGCGATCAAAGCTCCCATGTCCAGAGAATAAATTCTTTTATCTTTAAGGTTCTCAGGTACATCACCGTCTACAATTCGGTGAGCAAGACCTTCTGCGATCGCGGTTTTACCTGTTCCAGGTTCCCCTACAAGCATTGGATTGTTCTTGGTTCTACGAGAAAGAATCTGAAGAATTCTTCTAATTTCTTCATCGCGACCTATTACCGGGTCAAGCTTTCCTTCCTCCGCCAGCTGATTTAAATTCCGGGCATATTTATCTAAAGAATTATAGGTCTCTTCAGCACTTTGAGAAGTTACATTCTCTCCCTGGCGTAATTCTGAAATGGCTGCTTTCAAACCTTTTTCAGTAGCTCCCTGATCTTTTAAGATCCGGGCAACTTTACTGGATGATTTAAAAATGGCTAGTATCAAATGTTCTATAGATACGTATTCATCATCCATTTTTTTTGCAATGGAAGAAGCATCGTTCACTGTTTTGCCGGCTTCACGGGATAAATGTATATCCCCGCCGCTCACTTTTGGGAAACTCTCTAAACTCTTGTCAAGAATTTGAGTAAAGAGGTTAATGTTGATGTTTAGTTTTTTTAGTAAGAAAGGAGTTACATTTTCATCAACTATGGTAATAGCTTTAAAAATATGTTCGTTTTCTATCTGCTGATGGCCCATTTCCTGAGCAAGCTGTTGAGCCTGCTGGATAGCCTCTTGTGATTTTATAGTATAATTATTAAAATTCATTTATGCTTTTTTTTGAAATTTTTATGGCAATAGATATACCATTTATAATAAATGTCAAATTGACATATATTCGTTAAAAACAAAAGACAAAAAGGCAGTTTGTTTGAAAATTGTTGAAATTACATTCAAAAATTTAGTCTATTAAATTTAGTTAGATTTACTTTTGCGAAAAAGAATGTTATGGGATTATTTAATAAAATATTCAATTCAGAGAAGAAAGAAGGTGTAGAAAAGAAAACTTCGACACCATGGATAGATTTAAATTCGATGGCACAATTGGATAAGATCGAGAAGAGATCTGAAGATCGCACTATAGCAATATTAAAACACTCTACAACATGCGGTATTAGTAGAATGGTTTTAAAAATGTTTGAGGCTGATTATGATCTGGATGAAAATGCACCTATAGATCTTTACTTTCTGGACTTGAAGGCATATCGCGATATTTCCAATGAAATTGCTGAAAGATTTAAGGTGAGACATGAAAGTCCGCAATTGATCGTTTTAAAGAACAGAGAAGTGGTGCATCATACTTCACATCAGGGAATTTCTGCTGGTAAACTGAAGGAACTGGTTTAGTATAGCGATAAGAGATTCTGAAACAACCGAAGGGTAGCGAAATACTAAAGAAAATCACGTCAAGCTAAACCTGCTTCAGCTTTTGGTTTAAAATATTAGTAATTGAAAAGTCCTGAAACAAGTTCAGGAAGACGATAAAATAAGAAAGCCCATGCTGTATAGCAAGGGCTTTTTTTACTATCTGATATTACTGTTTATTTCTTCTTCGGCTGATAAACCGGAAGTAATTTACTTTTTACTTCACCAAAACCAATTCTGGAATTCCCATTCTGGCAAAATCCTCTCATGATTACGGTGTCATTATCCTCAACAAATTTTCGTTCAGATCCATCTTTCAGCTTGATAGGTTTTTTACCTCCCCAGGAAAGTTCGAGCATAGAGCCGAATGAATCTTCTGATGATCCGGAAATTGTTCCCGAAGCCATCATATCACCAGAGTTTACCGGGCAACCATTCACCGTATGATGAGCGAGCTGCTGACTCATGTTCCAGTAAAGATATTTAAAGTTTGACTTAGAAAGAGAGTTTTCTTCACCGCCTTCAGGCTGTATAAAAACTTCAAGATTAATATCAAAGCTCTTTTCTCCTTTATATTTTAAGTATGGAAGTAATTCCTTTTCAGGTTTTGGACTTGCTGTTCTAAAAGGCTCCAAAGCATCCATAGTGACGATCCATGGGGAAATAGAAGAAGCGAAGTTCTTAGCGAGAAATGGCCCTAGTGGCACATATTCCCACTTTTGAATATCTCGAGCACTCCAGTCATTGAAAAGCACCATTCCAAAAATATAATCTTCAGCTTCATTCACCGGGATTGGCTCTCCAAGA
Protein-coding regions in this window:
- the clpB gene encoding ATP-dependent chaperone ClpB, translating into MNFNNYTIKSQEAIQQAQQLAQEMGHQQIENEHIFKAITIVDENVTPFLLKKLNININLFTQILDKSLESFPKVSGGDIHLSREAGKTVNDASSIAKKMDDEYVSIEHLILAIFKSSSKVARILKDQGATEKGLKAAISELRQGENVTSQSAEETYNSLDKYARNLNQLAEEGKLDPVIGRDEEIRRILQILSRRTKNNPMLVGEPGTGKTAIAEGLAHRIVDGDVPENLKDKRIYSLDMGALIAGAKYKGEFEERLKAVIKEVTSSDGSIVLFIDEIHTLVGAGGGQGAMDAANILKPALARGELRAIGATTLDEYQKYFEKDKALERRFQKVIVEEPDTESAISILRGIKEKYETHHKVRIKDEAIIAAVELSQRYITNRFLPDKAIDLMDEAASKLRMEINSKPEELDVLDRKIMQLEIEIEAIKREKDEAKLKSLRSDLANLKEERNDLHARWMSEKDIVDNIQNAKSEIEEYKLEAERAEREGDYGKVAEIRYGKIKEAQEKLEKFQKQVAENQSEKSLIQEEVTNEDIAEVVAKWTGIPVTKMLQSDREKLLRLEEDLHKRVVGQDEAIIAVSDAVRRSRAGLQDQNRPIGSFLFLGTTGVGKTELAKALAEYLFDDESAMTRIDMSEYQERHSVSRLVGAPPGYVGYDEGGQLTEAVRRKPYSVVLLDEIEKAHPDTFNILLQVLDEGRLTDNKGRVADFKNTIIIMTSNMGSHIIQEKFENIKDVDTAMETAKSEVLGLLKQSVRPEFINRIDDIVMFSPLTQKDIKKIVGLQLKGLKKMLAKQHIVLDATEEAIKYLSAKGFDPQFGARPVKRVVQKEVLNKLSKDILAGKIQTDSIILLDEFNEELVFRNQGELKENE
- the ytxJ gene encoding bacillithiol system redox-active protein YtxJ; the encoded protein is MGLFNKIFNSEKKEGVEKKTSTPWIDLNSMAQLDKIEKRSEDRTIAILKHSTTCGISRMVLKMFEADYDLDENAPIDLYFLDLKAYRDISNEIAERFKVRHESPQLIVLKNREVVHHTSHQGISAGKLKELV